One bacterium DNA segment encodes these proteins:
- a CDS encoding RNA-binding protein, giving the protein MYIYVGNLSTQTAGNDLRREFEAFGEVTKAAIVTGVDRKKPAGFGFVRMANEAAFDAALTGMAGKTIHGRLLEIRKTRRVVDESNSKEMTA; this is encoded by the coding sequence GTGTACATTTATGTTGGGAACTTGTCAACGCAAACAGCGGGAAACGACCTGCGCCGCGAATTCGAAGCATTTGGTGAGGTCACAAAGGCTGCTATCGTAACAGGTGTCGATAGAAAGAAACCTGCCGGTTTTGGATTCGTGCGCATGGCCAACGAAGCAGCATTCGATGCAGCGCTAACGGGCATGGCCGGCAAGACGATTCACGGCAGGCTGCTTGAGATTCGCAAGACGCGGCGAGTTGTTGATGAATCCAATAGTAAAGAAATGACTGCCTAG
- a CDS encoding RNA-binding protein has protein sequence MNIHVSNLSRETTEKELGLAFADYGTVAKTNIISDKTTKVSKGFGFIEMTNEIEARAAIKGMSGRDMHGHEMVVSEARGNTEDGVKRVAVAEVVSSKQSRQIL, from the coding sequence ATGAATATTCATGTGAGTAATTTATCGCGCGAGACCACGGAGAAGGAACTCGGGCTGGCTTTCGCAGATTATGGAACGGTCGCCAAGACGAACATCATTTCGGATAAGACGACCAAGGTATCGAAGGGGTTTGGATTCATCGAAATGACCAACGAAATCGAAGCAAGGGCTGCCATCAAGGGGATGTCGGGTCGCGATATGCACGGACATGAGATGGTCGTGAGCGAGGCACGTGGCAATACCGAGGACGGTGTCAAACGAGTTGCGGTTGCGGAAGTTGTCAGCTCCAAGCAAAGCAGACAGATTTTGTAA
- a CDS encoding winged helix-turn-helix transcriptional regulator → MAREKTNDFSELSDPALDLVAECFQALSDPTRLKILRALKKDNKTVQDLVELFTCTQPNISRHLSILTKAGLVKKSKQGSFVVYSVANPRIFNLCDNVCSHVRSMLALYNEISLKK, encoded by the coding sequence ATGGCAAGAGAAAAAACAAATGATTTTTCAGAACTTTCTGATCCGGCACTCGATTTGGTTGCAGAGTGTTTTCAGGCGTTGAGTGACCCGACTCGCCTTAAGATATTGCGTGCGTTGAAGAAAGACAACAAAACTGTCCAGGATTTGGTCGAGTTGTTCACTTGTACCCAGCCAAACATTTCGCGGCATCTCTCAATTTTGACCAAGGCTGGGTTGGTTAAGAAATCTAAACAAGGATCATTCGTTGTTTACAGCGTCGCCAATCCGCGTATCTTCAATCTGTGCGACAATGTGTGTTCGCATGTACGCTCAATGCTGGCGCTATACAACGAAATCAGTCTGAAAAAGTAG